A stretch of DNA from Halorubrum sp. BOL3-1:
GGGCCGAACGTCACGATCGGCGGCAGCACCGCGGTCGGGAGCAACGCGACGATCGAAGCCGGTGCGGTCGTCGAGAACAGCGTTGTCTTCCCCGACGCCGTGATCGGCGCGGGGGCGGTGGTCCGGGACGCGATCGTCGCCGGTAACGCACGGGTAGGGCCGAACGCGACGGTCGCGGGCGGGCCGGCGACGGTCGTCGTCGGCGACGCGGTCCACCGCGACGTGGAACTCGGCGGCGTCGTCGGGGACAACGCGACGATCGGCGGCGGCGCGACGCTCACCGACGGTGCGGTCGTCGGCGACGACGTCGACGCCGACGCCGGAGTCGTGATCGACGGGCGCATTGAATCCGGTGCGGTCGTTCGGAGGGGGTAACCATGTGTGGAATCACCGGCTACATCGGCGACGGCATCGTGCTCGACGAGGCAGACGCGGACGGCGACGCGACGGACGGCGGGGTCGCTCGCGTGGGCGATGTCGTCCACGAGGGGCTCCGCAACCTGGAGTACCGCGGCTACGACTCGGCGGGCGTCGCGCTCGTGGGCGCGTCGAGCGGGCTCACCGTCGCGAAGCGGTCGGGCGAGGTGAACAATCTCACCGTTCCGGACGTCCCTGACGCGACGCTCGGGGTCGGCCACACCCGTTGGAGCACGCACGGGCCGCCGACGGACGCCAACGCCCACCCGCACACGGACTGCGCCGGCGACGTCGCGGTGGTCCACAACGGGATCGTCGAGAACCACGAGACGCTCAAAGCGGAGCTACAGGACCGCGGCCACGAGTTCACGAGCGACACCGACACCGAAGTCATCCCGCACCTGCTCGAAGCGGAGCTCGCGGCCGCCGACGGCGACGGCGACCTGCTCGACGCGGTCCGGACCGTCGAAGGCCGGCTGGCGGGGAGCTACGCGATCTGTGCGGTCCGCGAGGGTGACGACCGGATCGTCGTCGCGCGCCGCGGGAGTCCGCTCGTGTTGGGGCGCGACAACGACGCGACGTTCATCGGCAGCGACGTGACCGCCTTCCTCGAACACACGCGCGACGTGACGTACCTCGAAGACGGCGACGTGGCGGCGCTGTCGGCGGACGGCGTCGAGATATACGCTGACGGCGACCTCGTCGACCGCGGCGTCGAGACGGTGACGTGGGAGGCCGACGCGGCCGAGAAGGGCGGCTACGAGCACTACATGCGCAAGGAGATCCACGAGCAGCCGGAGTCGCTCCGGCAGACGATCGCGGGGCGGCTCGATGTCGACGGTGGGAACGCGGACTTGGACGTCTCGTTCCCGCCGGGCTTCCTCGCGGACTTGGAGGAGATCCAGATCGTCGCCTGCGGCACCTCCAACTACGCGGGGCGGTACGCCGCGCGGCTCTTCGAGGACCTCTCTGGCGTGCGTGCGACCGTCGAGATCGCCAGCGAGTACGAGTTCGGGGCGGGCCGGAGTCCGGACCGAACGCTGGTGGTCGCGGTCACCCAGAGCGGTGAGACCGCCGACACACTGGGCGCGGTCCGCCGCGCGAACGCCGCCGGTGCGCGGACCTTCGCCGTGACGAACACCCTCGGTAGCACCGTCACGCGCGAGGTTGACGACACTGCGTTCATCCGCGCCGGACCGGAGATCGGCGTCGCGGCGACGAAGACGTTCGCCTCGCAGGTGGCGACACTCGCGATGCTCGCGGTTGCGGTCGGTCGCGAGCGCGGCGCGCTGTCCGCCGCCGACGCCCGGCCCGTCTTGGAGGGACTTCGCGACCTCCCGGGCGCGGTCCAGCAGGTCCTCGACGCGGAACCCCAGGTGCGCGAGGCCGCGAGCGAGTACGGCGACAGCGAGGCGTTCTTCTTCGTCGGCCGGCAGCTCGGCGTCCCCGTGGCGCTGGAAGGGGCGTTGAAGCTCAAGGAGATCTCGTACGACCACGCCGAAGGGTTCGCTGCCGGCGAACTGAAACACGGCCCGCTGGCGCTGGTGACCCCTGAGACGCCCGTGTTGGCCGTACTGACAGATGGCGCGCGCGCCGACGAGACAATGAACAACGTCACCGAGGCGCAGACGCGCGGCGCGCCCGCGATCGGCTGCGTGTCCGCTGGCGACGAGTACGCGACTCTGGACGTGTCGCTGCCGGTCCCCGACGTCGGGATCGTCGAACCGCTCGTCGCGAACGTCTACCTCCAGCTGTTCGCGTACCACGTGGCCGACGACAAGGGGCGGTCGATAGACAAGCCGCGGAACCTCGCGAAGAGCGTCACCGTCGAGTAGTTCGCCGCTGTCGTCGGCCTTACCAAGTCAGTCCTTCGTAGGTAAAGCCGTCCCGCCGCTCGATGATTCGTCGGCCGTCAACGACGATCGGGTTCGCCATCGCGTCGAACTCCTCGTCTAAGGCAGCGAACTCGTCCCAGTCGGTGACGACGACCGCGCCGTCGGCGCCGTCGAGCGCCGCGGCGGCCGAGTCGGCGTAGGTCACGTCGTCGACGTAGTCCGGCGCGTTGTCCATCGCGACCGGGTCGTAGGCGGTCACGGTCCCGCCGCGCTTTTGCAGGTCGCGGATCACCGGGATCGCTCGGGAGTTCCGCATGTCGTCGGTGCCGGGCTTGAACGCGAGTCCGAGGACGGTGACGCGGGCGCCATCGAACTCGCCGTCGAGATGCTCTGCGAGGAGGTCGACCAGCCGGCCCGGTTGCCGCTCGTTGAGGTCGACAGCGGCGTTCAACACCGGCGGCTCGTACCCTCGTTCCTCTGCCGCAGAGATAATTGCGGAAACATCTTTCGGAAAACAACTTCCGCCCCACCCCACGCCGCTCCGGAGGAACTGTTCACCGATGCGGTCGTCTAACCCGATCGCGTCGGCGACCTCGTAGGCGTCGATGTCGAACTGCTTAC
This window harbors:
- the glmS gene encoding glutamine--fructose-6-phosphate transaminase (isomerizing); translated protein: MCGITGYIGDGIVLDEADADGDATDGGVARVGDVVHEGLRNLEYRGYDSAGVALVGASSGLTVAKRSGEVNNLTVPDVPDATLGVGHTRWSTHGPPTDANAHPHTDCAGDVAVVHNGIVENHETLKAELQDRGHEFTSDTDTEVIPHLLEAELAAADGDGDLLDAVRTVEGRLAGSYAICAVREGDDRIVVARRGSPLVLGRDNDATFIGSDVTAFLEHTRDVTYLEDGDVAALSADGVEIYADGDLVDRGVETVTWEADAAEKGGYEHYMRKEIHEQPESLRQTIAGRLDVDGGNADLDVSFPPGFLADLEEIQIVACGTSNYAGRYAARLFEDLSGVRATVEIASEYEFGAGRSPDRTLVVAVTQSGETADTLGAVRRANAAGARTFAVTNTLGSTVTREVDDTAFIRAGPEIGVAATKTFASQVATLAMLAVAVGRERGALSAADARPVLEGLRDLPGAVQQVLDAEPQVREAASEYGDSEAFFFVGRQLGVPVALEGALKLKEISYDHAEGFAAGELKHGPLALVTPETPVLAVLTDGARADETMNNVTEAQTRGAPAIGCVSAGDEYATLDVSLPVPDVGIVEPLVANVYLQLFAYHVADDKGRSIDKPRNLAKSVTVE